TTCAAAATGGAAGCGCAAATCATTACCGGGTGTGTTACCGGTAATCAGCATAAAGCGCAGGGAATCAGCACCATGGCTCTCAATGATATCCAGCGGATCAACCCCATTTCCCAAAGACTTACTCATCTTACGTCCCAGTGAATCCAGGACAAGTCCATGGATAAAGACTTCTTTAAAGGGCTCTTCTTCCATAAATCTAAGACCCGAGAAAATCATCCGGGCCACCCAGAAGAAAATAATATCACGGCCAGTTACCAGCACCGAGGTGGGATAAAAATGCTCCAACTCTTCGGTTTTTTCCGGCCAACCTAAGGTGGAAAATGGCCACAGGGCAGATGAGAACCAGGTGTCCAATACGTCGTTATCCTGCTCAACCTTACCTCCGCACTTACTGCACTTTGTTATTGGGGTTATGGAAGCAACCATTTCTTCACAGTCCTGGCAGTAGTATACCGGAATACGGTGACCCCACCATAGCTGGCGGGAAATACACCAGTCACGTATGTTTTCCATCCAGTTTAGGTAAATCTTTGTAAAGCGCTCAGGGATAAATTTAATGCGCCCGTCTTTGGCTGCTTGGATGGCTGGCTCTGCCAAGGGTTTCATCTTAACAAACCATTGTTTGGAAAGTGCCGGCTCAATGGCGGTATTGCAGCGATAGCAATGACCCACCGCATGGCTAATATCTTCTACCTTAACTAGATATCCCATAGCTTCCAAGTCACGAACAATCTGTTTACGGCACTCAAAACGGTCCAGGCCTTGGTACTTTCCGGCATGCTCGTTCATTTTGCCATACTTGTCAATAACAATGACCTCAGGTAACCCATGACGACGGCCAATTTCAAAGTCATTGGGATCGTGGGCTGGGGTCATCTTCACCGCACCGGTGCCAAAGGTGGGATCGCAGTAAGCATCTGCAATAACCGGCAATTCACGACCTACAATGGGCAGAACCAGGCTTTTGCCAACTAAATGCAGGTAACGATCATCCTCCGGGTTAACAGCAACGGCAACATCACCCAACATGGTTTCCGGGCGGGTGGTGGCAATAATAATATATTCTTCCGGGGTCTCCTTGGCAGGGTACTTAATGTAGTACAGTTGACCCGGCTTATCCTGATGCTCCACTTCAATATCAGAAATGGTGGTCTGACAGTGAGGGCACCAGTTGGTAATATAGTAGTCCCGATAAATCAGGCCTTGTTCAAATAGTTTTACAAATACTTCCAAAACAGCTTTGGAGCAGCCTTCATCCATTGTAAAGCGTTCACGATCCCAATCACAGGAAGCGCCCAGATGACGTAGCTGTGTGGTGATGCGGTTACCATACTGTTCCTTCCAAGCCCAGACCCGCTCCAGGAATTTCTCCCGGCCTAGATCGTATTTGGACTGGCATTCTTTAGCCAGTTGTTCCTCTACCTTGGCCTGGGTAGCAATTCCTGCGTGGTCAGTACCGGGAATCCACAATGCGTTATACCCCTGCATACGACGCCAACGGGTTAAGATATCCTGGAGGGTATTGTCCAGGGCATGCCCCATGTGGAGTTGGCCAGTAACGTTTGGGGGCGGCATAACAATACAAAAAGGGGTTTTATCCTTCTCTACTTTTGCATAGAAATATTTACTTTCTTCCCAGTGACGGTACCACTTACTTTCTACCTCCTTGGGATTGTAAACGGTTGGAATATTGTTCTCTGTCAATTCTTATCACTTCTCCTTGATTTTCTGAAATAAATAAAAGCTCCCGTCCATATCAAGGACGGAAGCTGTTTTCCGCGGTACCACCTTGCTTTCATCAGAACCCTAATGACAGGTTGTATGATGACAACTCTAAGGGCTATAACGGGCCACCCGACCAGGCCTACTACTTTTTCGGCTTGGCATCTCCGGGGCTACATCCTGGGTTTTGGGCAGAAGACCTTTCAGCCACGAATCTTCCTCTCTTGGACCAAAATAATCCCGGAACTCCCCTTCTTCGACTTTGTCTATGCAATAGTTTAATAATTTTTACACCTTGTGTCAACAAAGCCCTTCTGTTTCTCATTACAAACAAAAAATATTTTATAACATTTTATAATATACCATATAAAGATATTGAAGTAACTACGTATATCCGATAGTAGACTATTTTTAACCCATCTTTTTGAGAAGAGGAGTGGTCAAAAAGGATAAATCAAATATCTTATCTTTTGGTACAAACTTGTCCATCCTGTGGAGATCATCTAGATCTTATAAAAAGTTGTAACAGATCTTTAATTTTAGGTCTATTGGATGCAGTAGATCAATATAATAGCAAAATTGACAAAAAATTAGAGTGTACAAAATGCAGAATACCATTACTTTTTGAAATTCGATATCATATTATTTTACGACCTCAAACATTATCCCGAAGCCTAACAGAGAGTATATAATTTACTTTATTAAAGATACACCTACCCATGACAAGGTAGGTGTATTTTACTATCGGTTAAAAGTATTCAAATATCTCCTATTAACCAGTCGTTTTCTTGTTGAGGGGAGGTTTACCCCAATCACACCCCCAATGGTACCAGCAATGGTTATGGCAGTTGTTAGTAGAACCGGGTCAAATATCAAAACTCCTGTAAGGGCACCTGCCACAACCAAAAACATGCCGTAAATTAAACCCGTCATTCCACCATGCTGCCAGCCCCTAATGCC
This genomic interval from Desulforamulus reducens MI-1 contains the following:
- a CDS encoding valine--tRNA ligase, with amino-acid sequence MTENNIPTVYNPKEVESKWYRHWEESKYFYAKVEKDKTPFCIVMPPPNVTGQLHMGHALDNTLQDILTRWRRMQGYNALWIPGTDHAGIATQAKVEEQLAKECQSKYDLGREKFLERVWAWKEQYGNRITTQLRHLGASCDWDRERFTMDEGCSKAVLEVFVKLFEQGLIYRDYYITNWCPHCQTTISDIEVEHQDKPGQLYYIKYPAKETPEEYIIIATTRPETMLGDVAVAVNPEDDRYLHLVGKSLVLPIVGRELPVIADAYCDPTFGTGAVKMTPAHDPNDFEIGRRHGLPEVIVIDKYGKMNEHAGKYQGLDRFECRKQIVRDLEAMGYLVKVEDISHAVGHCYRCNTAIEPALSKQWFVKMKPLAEPAIQAAKDGRIKFIPERFTKIYLNWMENIRDWCISRQLWWGHRIPVYYCQDCEEMVASITPITKCSKCGGKVEQDNDVLDTWFSSALWPFSTLGWPEKTEELEHFYPTSVLVTGRDIIFFWVARMIFSGLRFMEEEPFKEVFIHGLVLDSLGRKMSKSLGNGVDPLDIIESHGADSLRFMLITGNTPGNDLRFHFERLDGARNFANKLWNASRFVMMNLGDYDPTSQGGQYTLADRWILSRLQGTAKDVTDFLERYELGEAARVLYEFIWSEFCDWYIELAKPRLFGKTTPEDRVTAQHVLVQVLRQVLEMLHPFMPFITEEIWQKLPHQGETIMLAQWPKADENLLDDTAEAEMAVLIEVITAVRRIRGEMNVPPSRKAEALLVAAEESFRGILERNAAYIQGSANAEAKILSELPVKPDQSATAVTRGVEIFVPLKGLIDLDKEIARLNKELKTIQGDLARVQGKLNNQGFLAKAPAEVIEKEKAKEQELSVKADALKDRLSMLS